The following coding sequences lie in one Pseudoxanthomonas sp. SE1 genomic window:
- a CDS encoding tryptophan--tRNA ligase has product MTTRVLTGITTSGTPHLGNYVGAVRPAVAASRAADTESFYFLADLHSLIKAQDPARTQRSTLEIAATWLACGLEPDKVWFYRQSDVPEITELTWFLTCVAGKGILNRAHAYKAAVDKNNAEGEDPDAGVSAGLFMYPVLMAADILIFNAHRVPVGRDQIQHIEMARDFGQRFNHVYGKEYFTLPEALIDDNVATLPGLDGRKMSKSYNNTIPLFAPREELKKLVFSILTDSRGPGEPKDTEGSALFQLYQAFGTAEETRAFAQRFADGIGWGDAKQQLFERIDAEIAPLREKYEALMAKPGDIETILRDGARRLRERYATPLLAELRHAVGLRDLSQQPVVESRAMASKAALPVFKQYRDTDGRFYFKLADADGNVLVQSNGFDSPKDAGKLIGVLKQAEQADAMETPEIVLQVPVGDVLAALAALRAAEA; this is encoded by the coding sequence ATGACCACGCGCGTCCTCACCGGCATCACCACCTCGGGCACGCCCCACTTGGGCAACTACGTCGGTGCCGTGCGCCCCGCCGTGGCCGCCAGCCGTGCGGCGGACACGGAGAGCTTCTACTTCCTGGCCGACCTGCACAGCCTGATCAAGGCGCAGGATCCGGCGCGTACCCAGCGTTCCACGCTGGAGATCGCGGCGACGTGGCTGGCTTGCGGCCTGGAGCCGGACAAGGTGTGGTTCTATCGCCAGAGCGACGTGCCGGAGATCACCGAGCTCACGTGGTTCCTGACCTGCGTTGCGGGCAAGGGCATCCTCAACCGCGCGCATGCCTACAAGGCGGCCGTGGACAAGAACAACGCCGAGGGCGAAGACCCGGATGCCGGAGTCAGCGCGGGCCTCTTCATGTACCCGGTACTGATGGCCGCCGATATCCTGATCTTCAATGCGCATCGGGTGCCGGTGGGCCGCGACCAGATCCAGCACATCGAGATGGCGCGCGACTTCGGCCAGCGCTTCAACCATGTGTACGGCAAGGAGTACTTCACCCTGCCGGAAGCGTTGATCGACGACAACGTGGCCACGCTGCCCGGTCTCGATGGCCGCAAGATGAGCAAGAGCTACAACAACACCATCCCGCTGTTCGCGCCGCGCGAGGAGCTGAAGAAGCTGGTGTTCTCCATCCTGACCGACTCGCGCGGCCCCGGCGAGCCGAAGGACACGGAAGGCTCGGCGCTGTTCCAGCTGTACCAGGCCTTCGGCACCGCCGAGGAAACGCGCGCGTTCGCGCAGCGGTTCGCCGACGGCATCGGCTGGGGCGATGCGAAGCAGCAGCTGTTCGAGCGCATCGATGCCGAGATCGCCCCGCTGCGCGAGAAGTACGAAGCGCTGATGGCGAAGCCAGGCGACATCGAAACCATCCTGCGCGATGGCGCCCGCCGCCTGCGCGAACGCTATGCCACACCGCTGCTGGCCGAGCTGCGCCACGCGGTAGGCCTGCGCGACCTGTCGCAGCAGCCGGTGGTGGAGAGCAGGGCCATGGCATCGAAGGCGGCATTGCCGGTGTTCAAGCAGTACCGCGACACCGATGGCCGCTTCTACTTCAAGCTGGCCGATGCCGACGGCAATGTGCTGGTGCAGAGCAACGGTTTCGATTCTCCGAAGGACGCCGGCAAGCTGATCGGCGTGCTGAAGCAGGCCGAGCAGGCGGACGCGATGGAAACGCCGGAGATCGTGTTGCAGGTGCCCGTCGGCGACGTGCTGGCGGCGCTGGCCGCGCTGCGCGCCGCGGAGGCCTGA
- a CDS encoding MBL fold metallo-hydrolase, with amino-acid sequence MSLHGIHTIDTAFQREHFDAAYLIVEEGRGAFIDCGTNHSVPRLLDALQSAGLEPDAVDFLIVTHVHLDHAGGAGLLMQQLPNATLVAHPRAASHLIDPAKLIAGATAVYGEEEMQRSYGTLMPVPDARVRVVEDGETVMLSGRPLQFIDTPGHARHHHCIWDARSRSWFTGDTFGLSYRELDGPQGAFILPTTTPVQFEPAALKASIARMVAYAPDAMYLTHYGRIDDVPRLAQALYEQIDAMVAIADACDGRADRHRCIVAGLAALYLERAHALRAPLADEEVERVLAMDIELNAQGLGVWLDRGRP; translated from the coding sequence ATGAGCCTCCACGGCATCCACACCATCGACACCGCGTTCCAGCGTGAGCACTTCGACGCCGCCTACCTCATCGTCGAGGAAGGGCGCGGCGCCTTCATCGATTGCGGGACGAACCATTCCGTGCCGCGCCTGCTGGACGCACTGCAGTCCGCTGGACTGGAGCCCGATGCGGTGGACTTCCTCATCGTCACCCACGTGCATCTGGACCACGCAGGCGGCGCAGGGCTGCTGATGCAACAGCTGCCGAACGCGACCCTTGTCGCGCATCCCCGCGCAGCATCGCATCTGATCGATCCGGCGAAGCTGATCGCGGGTGCGACGGCGGTCTACGGCGAGGAGGAAATGCAGCGCAGCTACGGCACCCTCATGCCGGTCCCCGACGCGCGGGTACGCGTGGTGGAGGATGGCGAGACGGTGATGCTCTCGGGGCGCCCGTTGCAGTTCATCGACACCCCTGGCCATGCGCGCCACCATCATTGCATCTGGGACGCGCGCAGCCGCAGCTGGTTCACCGGCGATACGTTCGGGTTGTCCTATCGCGAACTGGATGGCCCACAGGGCGCCTTCATCCTGCCGACGACCACACCGGTCCAGTTCGAGCCCGCGGCATTGAAGGCGAGCATCGCGCGGATGGTGGCCTATGCGCCGGATGCGATGTACCTGACCCATTACGGCCGCATCGACGACGTGCCGCGCCTGGCGCAGGCGCTGTACGAGCAGATCGACGCGATGGTCGCCATCGCCGACGCCTGCGATGGGCGTGCGGATCGCCATCGCTGCATCGTGGCCGGTCTCGCAGCGCTGTATCTGGAGCGTGCGCACGCACTGCGGGCGCCGCTGGCCGACGAGGAGGTAGAACGCGTCCTCGCGATGGATATCGAATTGAATGCGCAGGGCCTGGGCGTTTGGCTGGATCGCGGGCGGCCATGA
- a CDS encoding M28 family metallopeptidase: MKHFLPVLLLSVGATPALAADVPGGGISADNLSRHVRVLASDEFEGRAPATPGETKTIAYVVDELQKAGVQPGGERGGWTQDVPLVRARVDGAVDAVLKIDGDTQALVNGDDVVVQSLSPVERVHVVDAPLVFVGYGVSAPERNWDDYKGADLHGKVAVALINDPDYETAQPGAFDGTAVTYYGRWTYKYEELARQGAVGVLIVHETAPAAYGWSTVRASGLSPVFDIPRADAAKYHTLFRGWMQRDLAVSLFQRAGLDFSAEKRRAQTAGFTPVALGGATMSADFRVARDQVITRNVIGRLEGAQRPDETVVYSAHWDAYGIGEPDAGGDAIRHGAVDNATGVAAVIELARVFAAGPRPQRSLLFMALTAEEKGLQGAMFYAANPVASLEKTAAVLNIEMLSPDGPNRDIASWGNGRVSLEDDLKRVAQAHGRTYSPDPNLEAGFFYRADHFAFARAGVPAITIGAGLDRVEGGVSSGKALRDAYFAKCYHQPCDAWTSNWEAVGQAQDVELLYAMGRGIADSEGWPYWREGSEFKATRERSETERK; encoded by the coding sequence ATGAAGCACTTCCTCCCCGTGCTGCTGTTGTCGGTTGGCGCGACTCCCGCACTCGCCGCTGATGTTCCCGGCGGCGGCATCAGCGCCGACAACCTTTCGCGTCATGTCCGCGTCCTCGCATCGGACGAGTTCGAAGGCCGTGCACCTGCGACGCCGGGCGAGACGAAGACGATCGCCTACGTCGTCGACGAACTCCAGAAGGCAGGCGTGCAGCCGGGAGGCGAGCGCGGCGGTTGGACCCAGGACGTCCCGCTGGTGCGCGCACGGGTGGACGGTGCGGTGGACGCGGTATTGAAGATCGATGGTGACACACAGGCCCTGGTCAATGGCGACGATGTCGTCGTGCAGAGCCTGAGTCCGGTTGAACGCGTGCATGTCGTCGATGCGCCCCTGGTGTTCGTCGGCTACGGCGTGAGCGCCCCTGAGCGGAACTGGGATGACTACAAGGGCGCGGACCTGCACGGGAAAGTTGCGGTCGCGCTGATCAACGATCCGGACTACGAGACGGCGCAGCCCGGCGCGTTCGACGGAACGGCGGTCACCTACTACGGACGCTGGACCTACAAGTACGAAGAGCTGGCGCGGCAGGGCGCCGTGGGTGTCTTGATCGTCCATGAGACCGCGCCGGCGGCTTACGGCTGGAGCACGGTCCGTGCGTCGGGTCTTTCTCCGGTGTTCGACATCCCGCGCGCGGATGCGGCGAAGTACCACACGCTGTTCCGTGGCTGGATGCAGCGCGACCTGGCGGTGTCGCTGTTCCAGCGCGCGGGTCTGGATTTCTCCGCGGAGAAGCGGCGTGCGCAGACGGCCGGCTTCACGCCGGTGGCGCTGGGCGGGGCCACCATGTCGGCCGACTTCAGGGTGGCGCGCGATCAGGTGATCACGCGCAACGTCATCGGCCGACTGGAAGGCGCCCAGCGCCCGGACGAAACCGTGGTCTATTCGGCGCACTGGGACGCCTATGGCATCGGCGAACCCGACGCCGGCGGTGATGCGATCCGGCATGGCGCCGTCGACAATGCCACGGGGGTAGCGGCCGTCATCGAACTGGCGCGCGTGTTCGCCGCCGGTCCGCGTCCGCAGCGCAGCCTGTTGTTCATGGCGTTGACGGCGGAGGAAAAGGGGCTGCAAGGCGCGATGTTCTATGCGGCCAACCCCGTGGCGTCGCTGGAAAAGACGGCCGCGGTGCTCAATATCGAGATGCTCAGTCCGGACGGGCCGAATCGCGACATCGCCTCCTGGGGCAACGGGCGCGTTTCGCTGGAAGACGATCTGAAACGCGTGGCCCAAGCGCATGGGCGCACCTATTCGCCGGACCCGAACCTCGAAGCGGGCTTCTTCTACCGCGCCGACCACTTCGCTTTCGCCCGTGCGGGCGTGCCGGCGATCACCATCGGCGCCGGACTGGATCGTGTGGAGGGCGGTGTTTCCAGCGGAAAGGCGCTGCGCGATGCGTACTTCGCCAAGTGCTACCACCAGCCCTGCGATGCATGGACGTCGAACTGGGAAGCGGTGGGGCAGGCGCAGGATGTCGAGCTGCTGTACGCGATGGGGCGCGGGATCGCCGACAGCGAAGGGTGGCCGTACTGGCGGGAAGGTTCGGAGTTCAAGGCCACGCGCGAACGTTCGGAGACTGAACGCAAATAG
- a CDS encoding BLUF domain-containing protein: protein MAPLHALVYQSQAARPLETADLDALLLDARVNNQLANVTGTLIYGGQRFVQYLEGARADVEQIYARIARARQHRELEILEHGSLDARRLQRWHMGFAEAPQSLVQQLSQAQWQRDLPWLEDEIASSPGLKHLLSFWNDQVARVR from the coding sequence ATGGCTCCACTGCATGCGCTGGTCTACCAGAGCCAGGCCGCGCGCCCGCTGGAGACCGCCGACCTCGATGCCCTGCTGCTCGATGCACGCGTCAACAACCAGTTGGCCAACGTCACCGGCACCCTGATCTACGGTGGGCAACGCTTCGTGCAGTACCTCGAAGGCGCCCGTGCCGATGTCGAGCAGATCTACGCGCGGATTGCCCGTGCGCGCCAGCACCGCGAGTTGGAGATCCTGGAGCACGGGAGCCTTGATGCGCGCCGCCTGCAGCGCTGGCACATGGGGTTCGCGGAGGCGCCACAGAGCCTGGTCCAGCAGCTCAGCCAGGCGCAATGGCAGCGCGACCTGCCATGGCTGGAGGACGAGATCGCATCGTCTCCCGGCCTGAAGCACCTGCTGTCCTTCTGGAACGACCAGGTAGCCCGGGTGCGGTGA
- a CDS encoding VOC family protein translates to MAHRSRLAGFIIDSQVDDLPAASAFWSSALGLEVTHPDDGDLGIYDKFEPGPGGLHIEVQKVKHEARVHLDIETDDIEAEVTRLEALGAKRVQHVRNRWWVMEAPTGHRFCVVPMDEGSTRGAPNRWP, encoded by the coding sequence ATGGCACACCGCAGCCGCCTCGCCGGTTTCATCATCGACAGCCAGGTCGACGACCTGCCCGCTGCATCCGCGTTCTGGAGCTCGGCGCTGGGACTGGAAGTCACCCATCCCGATGATGGCGACCTGGGCATCTACGACAAGTTCGAACCCGGGCCCGGGGGCCTGCATATCGAGGTGCAGAAGGTGAAGCACGAAGCCCGCGTGCACCTGGATATCGAGACCGACGACATCGAAGCGGAAGTCACACGGTTGGAAGCACTTGGCGCCAAGCGCGTGCAGCACGTGCGCAACCGCTGGTGGGTGATGGAAGCGCCCACCGGCCACCGTTTCTGCGTGGTGCCGATGGATGAAGGCAGCACGCGCGGCGCGCCGAACCGCTGGCCCTGA
- a CDS encoding VOC family protein → MTHRSRLAGFIIDCQGGDHDAAATFWSRALGLPVTETYEEGQARYAELGEAPGGLHVEVQRVDHASRVHLDIESDDIDAEADRLEALGAKRIGFVKRWWVMEAPTGHRFCIVRLRDRAGAVEPNTWD, encoded by the coding sequence ATGACCCATCGCAGTCGCCTCGCCGGTTTCATCATCGATTGCCAGGGTGGCGACCATGACGCTGCCGCCACGTTCTGGAGCCGCGCGCTCGGGCTCCCGGTCACGGAAACCTACGAAGAAGGCCAGGCGCGCTACGCCGAACTCGGCGAGGCGCCCGGTGGCCTGCACGTGGAAGTGCAGCGCGTGGATCACGCGTCGCGTGTGCACCTGGACATCGAGAGCGATGACATCGATGCCGAAGCGGACCGCCTGGAAGCACTTGGCGCCAAACGCATCGGCTTCGTCAAACGCTGGTGGGTGATGGAAGCCCCGACCGGGCACCGCTTCTGCATCGTCCGTCTGCGCGACCGCGCCGGCGCGGTCGAACCGAACACCTGGGACTGA
- a CDS encoding dihydrolipoamide acetyltransferase family protein, whose translation MSESKTFHLPDLGEGLPDATIVEWFVKEGDVIRLDEPLVSMETAKAVVEVPSPVSGKVMKLAGAAGDVVVTGSMLAVFEPDASLPQRAEGQDTGHHHGPPKPAVVGATPVASPATDTSPVATDAAPTETDAGTVVGAMQSSNAVHTEQAIAVGGVKAMPAVRAMAKKLGVDLTRVRATGGDGAVTMQDVKQAAADGTAPVGGASAPTLSHRAVGAEAPPAAAPPAQRTALSASGKPMRTQPPGVSVSGQPEQLKGVRRNMARVMADAHAKVVPTTLSDDADVHAWTPGNDMTGRLVRAIVRACKTVPAMNAWFDGDKLTRTLHPHVDIGIAVDTDDGLFVPALRNADLLEAGGVRESINRLRAQVEGRSIPPSELTGYTISLSNFGMFAGRYATPVVVPPCVAIVAAGRARHQVTPVMGGFESHKVIPLSVTFDHRACTGGEAARFLKALIDDLALPY comes from the coding sequence ATGAGCGAGAGCAAGACCTTCCACCTTCCCGACCTGGGCGAAGGCCTCCCGGACGCGACCATCGTCGAATGGTTCGTCAAGGAAGGCGACGTGATCCGGCTGGACGAACCGCTGGTCTCGATGGAGACCGCGAAGGCCGTGGTCGAAGTGCCCTCGCCGGTGTCCGGCAAGGTGATGAAGCTGGCCGGCGCGGCAGGCGATGTCGTCGTCACCGGCAGCATGCTGGCCGTGTTCGAGCCCGACGCCAGCCTGCCCCAGCGCGCGGAAGGCCAGGACACCGGCCATCACCATGGTCCGCCCAAGCCCGCTGTCGTGGGAGCGACGCCAGTCGCGAGTCCCGCCACCGACACATCGCCCGTCGCGACTGACGCCGCTCCCACAGAGACCGACGCCGGCACCGTGGTCGGCGCCATGCAGTCGTCCAATGCGGTGCACACCGAACAGGCGATCGCCGTGGGCGGCGTCAAGGCCATGCCCGCCGTGCGCGCGATGGCGAAGAAGCTGGGCGTGGACCTGACCCGCGTGCGCGCGACGGGCGGCGACGGCGCGGTGACGATGCAGGACGTGAAGCAGGCGGCTGCCGATGGCACTGCTCCTGTAGGAGGGGCTTCAGCCCCGACGCTTTCCCACCGTGCGGTCGGGGCTGAAGCCCCTCCTGCAGCGGCACCTCCCGCGCAGCGCACCGCGCTGTCTGCCAGCGGCAAGCCGATGCGCACGCAGCCACCGGGCGTGTCGGTCAGCGGCCAGCCCGAGCAGCTCAAGGGCGTGCGCCGCAACATGGCGCGCGTGATGGCCGATGCGCATGCCAAGGTCGTGCCGACCACGCTGAGCGACGATGCCGACGTGCATGCGTGGACGCCCGGCAACGACATGACCGGCCGCCTGGTCCGCGCCATCGTGCGCGCCTGCAAGACGGTGCCGGCGATGAACGCGTGGTTCGACGGAGACAAGCTCACCCGCACGCTGCACCCGCATGTGGACATCGGCATCGCCGTGGATACCGACGACGGCCTGTTCGTGCCGGCGCTCCGCAACGCCGACCTGCTGGAAGCCGGTGGCGTGCGCGAGAGCATCAACCGCCTGCGCGCGCAGGTGGAAGGCCGCAGCATTCCACCGTCCGAACTGACCGGCTACACGATCTCGCTGAGCAACTTCGGCATGTTCGCCGGCCGCTATGCCACGCCGGTCGTGGTGCCGCCGTGCGTCGCCATCGTCGCCGCGGGCCGCGCCCGCCACCAGGTCACGCCGGTGATGGGTGGCTTCGAATCACACAAGGTCATCCCGCTGTCGGTGACCTTCGACCATCGCGCCTGCACCGGTGGCGAAGCGGCACGGTTCCTGAAGGCGCTGATCGACGACCTCGCCCTGCCGTACTGA
- a CDS encoding SH3 domain-containing protein, with protein sequence MHARAVRDYRTQYANPIRFARGDVVALGARDTEWPAFAWTTTADGNAGWAPVDWLQPRDDGHAVALRDYSAQELDVQAGDTVALLHELGDWWWCTHADGRSGWLPARDLDLINETTSEETSE encoded by the coding sequence ATGCACGCCCGCGCCGTCCGCGACTACCGCACGCAGTACGCGAACCCCATCCGGTTCGCGCGCGGCGACGTGGTCGCGCTCGGCGCACGCGACACCGAGTGGCCGGCCTTCGCCTGGACCACCACCGCCGACGGCAATGCCGGCTGGGCGCCGGTGGACTGGCTGCAACCGCGCGACGACGGTCACGCCGTCGCGTTGCGCGACTATTCCGCACAGGAACTCGACGTGCAGGCCGGTGACACCGTCGCCCTGCTGCACGAACTGGGTGACTGGTGGTGGTGTACGCATGCGGACGGCCGCAGCGGCTGGCTGCCCGCGCGCGACCTGGACCTGATCAACGAAACGACTTCCGAAGAGACATCCGAATGA
- a CDS encoding alpha-ketoacid dehydrogenase subunit beta, whose amino-acid sequence MATPTAITLIEAITQALAWEIAHDESVLVLGEDVGVNGGVFRATAGLQQKFGPERVLDTPLDETTIAGLTVGLAAQGMKPVAEAQFDGFVYPMVDHLICHAARLRTRTRGRLHCPMVLRVPWGGGIRAPEHHSEANEAIFTNVPGLRVVMPSSPQRAYGLLLAAIRDPDPVIYMEPKRIYRQYKEVVADDGEALPLDVCFVLRDGTDVTLVTWGAQVKEALEAADKLAGEGISAEVIDVATLRPLDFDTIAESVAKTGRCVIVHEAPRTAGFGAEIGARLAEHSMYDLLAPVERVTGYDTHIPLFRLEMKYLPSVDKIVAAAKRAMANG is encoded by the coding sequence GTGGCGACCCCGACCGCGATCACCCTGATCGAAGCCATCACCCAGGCGTTGGCCTGGGAGATCGCGCACGACGAATCCGTGCTGGTGCTGGGCGAGGACGTGGGCGTGAACGGTGGCGTGTTCCGCGCCACCGCGGGCCTGCAGCAGAAGTTCGGCCCCGAGCGCGTGCTCGACACGCCGCTCGACGAGACCACCATCGCCGGCCTCACCGTCGGCCTGGCCGCGCAGGGCATGAAGCCGGTCGCCGAAGCGCAGTTCGACGGCTTCGTCTATCCGATGGTCGATCATCTGATCTGCCACGCTGCACGCCTGCGTACCCGCACGCGCGGCCGCCTGCACTGCCCGATGGTGCTGCGCGTGCCGTGGGGCGGCGGCATCCGCGCGCCGGAGCATCACAGCGAGGCCAATGAAGCCATCTTCACCAACGTGCCCGGCCTGCGCGTGGTCATGCCGTCCTCGCCTCAGCGCGCCTACGGCCTGCTGCTGGCCGCGATCCGCGATCCGGATCCGGTCATCTACATGGAACCCAAGCGCATCTACCGCCAGTACAAGGAAGTGGTCGCCGACGACGGCGAAGCGCTGCCGCTGGACGTGTGCTTCGTACTGCGCGACGGCACCGACGTGACCCTGGTGACCTGGGGCGCGCAGGTGAAGGAAGCGCTGGAAGCGGCCGACAAGCTGGCCGGTGAAGGCATCAGCGCCGAGGTCATCGACGTGGCCACGCTGCGCCCGCTCGACTTCGACACCATCGCCGAATCGGTGGCCAAGACCGGCCGCTGCGTGATCGTGCACGAAGCCCCGCGCACCGCCGGCTTCGGCGCGGAGATCGGCGCGCGCCTGGCCGAGCACTCGATGTACGACCTGCTGGCCCCGGTCGAGCGCGTCACCGGTTACGACACCCACATCCCGCTGTTCCGCCTGGAAATGAAGTACCTGCCCAGCGTCGACAAGATCGTCGCAGCGGCGAAGCGGGCGATGGCGAACGGCTGA
- the pdhA gene encoding pyruvate dehydrogenase (acetyl-transferring) E1 component subunit alpha: MSIAASFEIEYLQYLGPDGTLVRNDLPEAGRDIARLRELFKQMLFVRTFDTKAIALQRTGKLGTYASCLGHEATHVGIGASMRTGDVYAPSYREYGAMFMRGVKPRDVLMYWGGDERGSDYDRGSDARNDFPFCVPISTQCLHAAGAALSFKLRRQPHIAVSTCGDGGSSKTDFYAALNSAGAYELPLVLGVINNGWAISVPRSAQTGAQTLAQKGLAGGLHCLQVDGNDLIAVLEGMRRASERARKGQGGTVIEFVTYRLSDHTTADDARRYRDDAEVKAGWEREPMTRLRTWLTAQGAWSEADEAAWKEDCGARVDEEVNAYLNTPVQPVEAMFDYLYADPPPELLQQRAAAIAAENRP; the protein is encoded by the coding sequence ATGAGCATCGCCGCAAGCTTCGAGATCGAATACCTCCAGTACCTGGGCCCCGACGGCACCCTGGTGCGCAACGACCTGCCCGAGGCCGGGCGCGACATCGCCCGCCTGCGCGAGCTGTTCAAGCAGATGCTGTTCGTGCGCACCTTCGACACCAAGGCCATCGCCCTGCAGCGCACCGGCAAGCTGGGCACGTACGCCAGTTGCCTGGGCCACGAGGCCACCCACGTCGGCATCGGCGCGTCGATGCGTACTGGCGACGTCTATGCGCCCAGTTACCGCGAGTACGGCGCCATGTTCATGCGCGGGGTGAAGCCGCGCGATGTGCTGATGTACTGGGGCGGCGATGAACGTGGCAGCGATTACGACCGCGGCAGCGATGCACGCAACGACTTCCCGTTCTGCGTGCCGATCTCCACGCAGTGCCTGCACGCCGCCGGCGCGGCGCTGTCGTTCAAGCTGCGCAGGCAGCCGCACATCGCGGTGAGCACCTGCGGCGACGGCGGCTCGTCGAAGACCGACTTCTATGCCGCACTGAATTCCGCCGGCGCCTATGAACTGCCGCTGGTACTGGGCGTGATCAACAACGGCTGGGCGATCTCGGTGCCGCGCAGCGCGCAGACCGGCGCGCAGACGCTGGCGCAGAAGGGCCTGGCCGGCGGCCTGCACTGCCTGCAGGTGGACGGCAACGACCTGATCGCCGTGCTCGAAGGCATGCGCCGCGCCAGCGAGCGCGCCCGCAAGGGCCAGGGCGGCACGGTGATCGAATTCGTCACCTACCGCCTGTCCGACCACACCACCGCCGACGACGCGCGCCGCTACCGCGACGACGCCGAGGTGAAAGCGGGCTGGGAGCGCGAACCGATGACCCGCCTGCGCACCTGGCTGACCGCGCAGGGCGCCTGGAGCGAGGCCGACGAGGCCGCATGGAAGGAAGACTGCGGCGCGCGCGTGGACGAAGAGGTCAACGCCTACCTCAACACGCCGGTGCAGCCGGTCGAGGCGATGTTCGACTACCTGTACGCCGACCCGCCGCCGGAACTGCTGCAGCAACGCGCCGCCGCCATCGCTGCGGAGAACCGCCCGTGA